Proteins co-encoded in one Aminivibrio pyruvatiphilus genomic window:
- a CDS encoding sugar kinase, whose product MKPTVRKSWTYSLVCPTSMGVRITPVNHQPVHVSDHFFLQATSAESNVLTVSAALGERVKVLTTFVKDSPIALLIKNDLRKRGIEFEGKEVPQGGPWGYRHQFNIADTGFGVRGPRVTNDRAGEVGRTLNVRDFDLERLFGREGVRVLHVSGLIAALSPETGQFCIELARAAKSHGTLISFDLNYRESFWKGRGQELSALFAEIASLTDYLIGNEEDFQLALGVQGPEAGGSDISGKMDSFKGMIDNARKAFPNASVFATTLRQVVHANEHLWGAILHSGGGWFEAPPRPIHILDRIGGGDGFVGGLLYGLNKGWEPEKALQFGWATGAMATTMIYDFALPASEEQVWSVWEGNARVKR is encoded by the coding sequence ATGAAACCGACCGTTAGGAAAAGCTGGACCTATTCGCTTGTCTGCCCCACCAGCATGGGGGTGCGGATCACCCCCGTCAACCACCAGCCGGTGCACGTGAGCGACCATTTCTTTCTCCAGGCCACCAGCGCCGAGAGCAACGTCCTCACCGTCAGCGCCGCCCTGGGAGAGAGGGTCAAGGTACTCACCACCTTCGTGAAGGACAGCCCCATAGCGCTTCTCATCAAGAACGATCTCCGTAAGCGGGGCATCGAGTTCGAGGGAAAGGAAGTGCCCCAGGGAGGTCCGTGGGGCTACCGGCACCAGTTCAACATCGCCGACACGGGCTTCGGTGTCCGGGGACCCCGGGTGACCAACGACCGCGCAGGAGAGGTCGGCCGTACCCTCAACGTCAGGGATTTCGACCTCGAGCGGCTCTTCGGCCGCGAAGGAGTCCGGGTGCTCCATGTCTCCGGCCTCATTGCCGCCCTCTCGCCCGAGACGGGGCAGTTCTGCATCGAGCTGGCCCGGGCCGCCAAGAGCCACGGCACCCTCATCAGCTTCGACCTGAACTACCGGGAATCCTTCTGGAAGGGCAGGGGACAGGAGCTTTCCGCCCTCTTCGCCGAAATCGCCTCCCTGACGGACTACCTCATCGGCAACGAGGAAGACTTCCAGCTCGCCCTGGGCGTCCAGGGACCCGAGGCCGGAGGCTCGGACATCTCCGGCAAGATGGACAGCTTCAAGGGCATGATCGACAACGCCCGGAAAGCCTTCCCCAATGCGTCCGTCTTTGCCACCACCCTCCGCCAGGTGGTCCACGCCAACGAGCACCTGTGGGGGGCCATCCTTCACTCCGGCGGAGGATGGTTCGAGGCCCCGCCCCGGCCCATCCACATCCTCGACCGCATCGGCGGCGGCGACGGCTTCGTCGGCGGCCTGCTCTACGGCCTGAACAAGGGGTGGGAGCCCGAGAAGGCCCTTCAGTTCGGCTGGGCCACCGGCGCCATGGCCACCACCATGATCTACGACTTTGCCCTTCCCGCGAGCGAGGAGCAGGTCTGGAGCGTGTGGGAAGGCAACGCCAGGGTGAAACGGTAG